The stretch of DNA tttataacctaatgaatctagtccttgatgatttgtgattttaaattgaaaagtattctaacattgtgttgatgttgagctgagttgaaatAGGTTTCATGCTTATGAAAAGcatagagtttgtcatcatcaaaaggggGGAATTTATTGGCCTAaataagtttgttttgatgattgacaaaagaACACACGCATGAACTAGGTCCATACACAGTATAAACAGACATAGACAGATTCAAGCACAAGGTATGCATGTGAAGCagataagcttaagtggttatatctaatatctcctgaacgaaaaggttgcataattgataagaagtaagactgtgatgacccaaaaggtcatcttatgttttagaacttgaatctgcgctcttaagccttaaaaatctcatttttaccctcctcaatttgcgtgcgcagtccgagcaggttttcggaaagcttttatgttgaaaactaataaaaataagaattgttaccttaaaagttgattttagttgacttcgatcaatatttttggtaaacggacccggatccgtattttgacggtctcgataggtccgtatcgaattatgggacctgggcgtatacccgaaatcgaattcggaggtccctagctcaaattataaatttttgatgaaaattaaaagtcgaaaaattaattatttttaagaattgatcgatgtttggcattgttagtatcgggttcgtattttggttccggagcccggtacagtttcattatgatatttaagacttgtctgtgaaatttgatgagaaacggagttgatttgacgagaTTCAGATGTCCAGTTGAGAGgatatggattttaaagtgttcttgagaatttcatttgatttggtgctaaattcgtagttctaggtgttattttggctatttgatcgcgcgagcaagttcgtatgatgtttttagattagtgtgcatgtttggtttggagccccgagggctcggatgagtttcggataggccacgagatgttttggacttgggaaaaatctggttttctgcagattctggtgtctgacatatccttcttcgcattcgcgaaggtcctctcacgaacgcgaagagtaaactggtgaggctgagacttcttcttcgcgaacgcgaaggcctcgtcgcgaacgcgaagtgatgggggatttacccttcgcgaatgcgaagcacttggggacctgggggaggtaAGTGACTCTTCCCCAAAATgtgtggtaagtgattctaaaccattttctttcaattacccattacatttcttgaatttttaaccaaaaatctagagttttcatggtagaattaggggttagggtagaaaccagggatttcagaaatttgggaatttagacctcgatttgaggtcggattccacaaccaattatatattcgggctcgggggtgaatgggtgaatgaattttggtccgaacctcaggttttgactaagcgggcccggggtcgattttcgactttttgggggaaaatttaggaaatctagatttatgcaatgtaattgattcctttatcaATATTTGAtactattgagtcatttttgaatagatacgagtgggttggaggagaattccaaaagaaaagctgtgattgagaattaagtggctttcggagcgaggtaagtattgtgtctaaggtttggcttgagggaaaaggtattgtgtgagtatttgctacgtgttttgttgttgaatatggTGTATAGTTGGGTTGACGAACATCTATacattgtggtcgagtcatagtacgcgagtgaaattctattattGCAAATTTGTAGTAGGGCAGGGGTTAGGGGTGGGGCGGGAGGCAAGagaggtaaagggaacaagggtgtctgtaggttgagaattgggtcatggaacataggtacattgacgggtaagtctataAAGATGGCAAAGATCCTCCAGAAGAtgagggtcaatatagcgtgtgtccaagagactaggtgggtagggtcgagggcgaaggacgcggacgggtataaactttggtactcaggtgtccagaaaggtaagaatggagtgggcatcttAGTGGATAGGGAACCCAAAGAGTCTGTAGTcgaggttagacgagtgaatgatagattgatgattattaagttggtggttggagagtgcaccctaaatgTCGGTAGTGCCTATGCgccgcatgtgggcctagatgaggaggttaaacgatGCTTCTGGGAGGGTttagatgagattgtgcgtcAGGTTCCGCCTACTGAGAAGCTATTCAtgggaggggatttcaatgggcatattagGTCGACTGtaggtggttatggcgaggtgcatggaggcttcgattttggggagaggaacggaggaggtacatcgttATTGGACTTCGCTAatgcttttgggttggtgattgtgAACTCTAGCTTTCCAAAGAGGGAGAGGCATTtagttacttttcaaaatgcgatggcgaagactcagattgactTTCTTCTCCTCGGGAGAGGTGACAGAGGaatgtgcaaggattgcaaggtgatttcgggtgagatactcgcaatgcaacataggctcttggtgatggatgttggtattatgttaaagaggaggaaaaggtctactcgaggaagtccgagaatcaggtggggagccttaactaaggataaagcccaagagttGGAAGGGCGGTTGTCGGCTATAGGATCTTGGAGGAGCAGcggtgacgcgagcactatgtggtcagcgatAGCATACTATATTAGGGAggttgcgagagaggtgttaggagtCTCGACGGGCatctctggtgggcacaaaggagactggtggtggaatgaagtggttcaaggtaaagtggaagctaagaaggtggcgtacctgaagttagtggggagcatagatGAGGAGGAGAGGTGAGcatgcatggagaggtataagacagctaggaaggaggctaagctggcggtcatAGAGGCCAAGACTGCTGtatatggtcgtatgtacgaggaactggggaaaaaaggagggagaagaagttattccggctggccaagttgagagagaggaaggctcgagatttggaccaagtgagatgcattaAGGACGAAGATAGTAGAGTATTAATGGAAGATggccagattaagaggagatgtcagacttactttcataaacttctaaatgaagaaggggatcaggatattgtgctaggataattggagcattccgagagtcaccgtgactttgggtactgcaggcgtattgAGGTTGATGAGGttgtgggagctatgcgtaagatgagtaggggcaaagTGACCGGGCCAGAcaagattccggtggaattttggaagtgtgtggggagagcaggtttggagtggttgactaggttgttcaatgttatttttaaggcaaagaggatgccggatgagtggaggtggagtacggtggtcccattgtataagaacaaaggtgatatccagagttgtaacaattataggggtatcaaagtaatgagtcataccatgaaagtgtgggagagggtggttgaagtgaGGGTAAGGATGatagtgtctgtatccgacaaccagttcgggttcatgtcgggtcgttcgactacTGAAGCTATACATCTTGTTAGGAagttggtggaactgtacagagagaggaagaaggatctgtaCATGgtctttattgacctagagaaagcgtatgacaagattcctagagaaattctctagagatgcctggaggcaaaaggtgtatcggttccctacattatggcgattaaggacatgtatgatggggctaagactcgggttaggacagtatgaggcgactctgagcagtttccggttgtaatggggttacaccaaggttctgtgctcagtccgttcttattctccCTCTTGATcaacgcgttaacacaccatattcaaggggaggtgccatggtgcatgctatttgccgatgacatagttctgattgatgagtcgcgagccggtattaacgagaggctagaggtttagagataggctcttgagtctaagggtttcaagttgagcaggacgaagacggaatacctggagtgtaaattcagctctgagccaggggaagtgggcgtggatgtgaggcttgaatcacaggtcatcccgagtagagg from Nicotiana tomentosiformis chromosome 11, ASM39032v3, whole genome shotgun sequence encodes:
- the LOC138902021 gene encoding uncharacterized protein, which gives rise to MAKILQKMRVNIACVQETRWVGSRAKDADGYKLWYSGVQKGKNGVGILVDREPKESVVEVRRVNDRLMIIKLVVGECTLNVGSAYAPHVGLDEEVKRCFWEGLDEIVRQVPPTEKLFMGGDFNGHIRSTVGGYGEVHGGFDFGERNGGGTSLLDFANAFGLVIVNSSFPKRERHLVTFQNAMAKTQIDFLLLGRGDRGMCKDCKRRKRSTRGSPRIRWGALTKDKAQELEGRLSAIGSWRSSGDASTMWSAIAYYIREVAREVLGVSTGISGGHKGDWWWNEVVQGKVEAKKVAYLKLVGSIDEEER